The DNA window GCTCAAGCCGCGCACGCCGCAGAACATCGTGATCGGTGGCGGTGCGGGCGCGTTTCCGCCGATGATCGGATGGGTCGCCGCGACCGGAGACATCACCGCGATGCCGGTGTTTCTGTTCGCGATCATCTTCATGTGGACGCCGCCCCATTTCTGGGCACTCGCGCTGTTTGTGAAGACCGACTACGAAGCGGTGGGCATACCGATGCTGCCGGTGGTCGCGGGCGAACGGGCGACCAGACGGCACATCCTGATCTATGCCATCCTTCTCCTCCCGCTCAGCCTCACCCCGTGGTGGATCGGAGGAACCGGCTGGATCTACGGGGCGAGCGCGGCGGTGCTTTCCAGCGTGTTTCTCTTGCTTTCGGCGCAAGTGGGATTGCGTCGCTCGGCAGAAGGTGACGGGATGCGGCCCGAAAAGCGCCTTTTCGGCTTCTCCATCGTCTATCTGTTCGCGCTGTTCGCCGCACTGGTGGTAGACCGTTTCGTCCTGACACCCTAGATAGGTGCCATGACCGACCATCTCGATCCGCAGGACGAAGCGAACCGCCGCAAGGCGATCCAGAAACAGCGCAACCTCGTATTGGGCCTCGTGCTCGCGGGGCTCGTCGTATTGTTCTACGCGATCACCATCGTCCGGATGTAAGCGATGGCGACTGCGCCCGAAGCCTCGCTCTCCGCGCGCAACAAGCGCACCGGCTTCTACATGCTCGGTTTCGCGCTGGCGATGCTCGGGTTGGGCTATGCTTCGGTCCCGCTTTACGACCTGTTCTGCCGAGTGACCGGCTTTGCCGGCACGACGCAGCGCGCGACCGACGATGAAGCGAGCCTGGCGGAACGCATCGCTGCGAGCGGGGCGACGCGCGACATCACGATCCGCTTCGACACCAATGTCGCTCCCGACCTTTCGTGGAGCTTCCGCCCCGAACACCCGACCGATCGCATTGCGATCGGCAGCCGCGACCAGGCTATCTTCCTCGCGAAGAACGACGGGACGGAACCGGTCGTTGGAACCGCAAGCTTCAATGTCTATCCCAACGAAGCCGGCAAGTATTTCAGCAAGGTGCAGTGCTTCTGCTTTACCGAGCAGCGGCTCGAGCCGGGCCAGGAAGTGCGCATGCCGGTGGTCTATTTCGTCGATCCGGCGATCTTTGACGATCCGCTGGTCGAAGAT is part of the Alteriqipengyuania halimionae genome and encodes:
- a CDS encoding cytochrome c oxidase assembly protein, which gives rise to MATAPEASLSARNKRTGFYMLGFALAMLGLGYASVPLYDLFCRVTGFAGTTQRATDDEASLAERIAASGATRDITIRFDTNVAPDLSWSFRPEHPTDRIAIGSRDQAIFLAKNDGTEPVVGTASFNVYPNEAGKYFSKVQCFCFTEQRLEPGQEVRMPVVYFVDPAIFDDPLVEDLDSITLSYTFHKKKDAAS
- a CDS encoding heme o synthase; its protein translation is MPPATKPPSTTPALPADWRDFFALTKPRVMTLVIFTGLCGLLAAPERINPVLAFTAILCIAIGAGGAAALNQWWEADIDAGMKRTAQRPLPAGRLDRSHARDFGIMLSGASVGIMGLALGWLPAAILAVSIAYYAVLYTIWLKPRTPQNIVIGGGAGAFPPMIGWVAATGDITAMPVFLFAIIFMWTPPHFWALALFVKTDYEAVGIPMLPVVAGERATRRHILIYAILLLPLSLTPWWIGGTGWIYGASAAVLSSVFLLLSAQVGLRRSAEGDGMRPEKRLFGFSIVYLFALFAALVVDRFVLTP